One genomic segment of Styela clava chromosome 3, kaStyClav1.hap1.2, whole genome shotgun sequence includes these proteins:
- the LOC144420944 gene encoding uncharacterized protein LOC144420944, with product MANINLNELSKIGLNNQAIQDLDVRLRDLGVEDSSDLLLIKEEDLYGVVSVILARKIVAYWKDSLCLDISSDATELFSDSSSSCNAENFVISWKDFPTDIIEMCKNGTVVPSARRSEFVRILVDSVLKWSGSSKPSRAELSTIAKRVIRRYPKSFQDTSGPEGEVIGSGYSYLTQQMVWRIDNLRKSTSKKRSQQPKVEEQVDVDRYGCVLWGPETDNEGELEQLRMWLKHEYTLSKSDQDLGKVEEYMKQTFPLQRKHINQNQSISGIKELWPHLFDGICLMRHYETLVGKTEAKKNILKKLEDNSICIYKTLKCSTNKKISEFISSSKSESKNLKTELPKSTGVVLLIAYYFGEDLNQIFKCFQKKTTFPQILEDIPKSPFIACIGNTVATAETFYVIAEREVVCSCRSFFEAVAFQFASFYVFNIEYPNKALLTFDFIQRFFGDINPSGTKSKKSKGKDVNAKVIGLARRVNLSQALYVPLLEIK from the exons ATGgctaatataaatttgaatgaacTGTCTAAAATTGGTTTGAATAACCAAGCAATACAAGACCTGGATGTGAGATTAAGAGACCTTGGCGTCGAAGATTCTTCTGATCTCTTGCTTATTAAAGAGGAAGACCTCTATGGTGTGGTGTCTGTCATATTGGCCCGGAAAATTGTTGCATACTGGAAAGATAGTCTATGTCTGGATATTTCATCCGATGCAACTGAACTATTCAGCGATTCCTCTTCATCTTGCAATGCAGAAAACTTTGTGATATCTTGGAAAGACTTTCCCACTGACATAATTGAAATGTGCAAAAATGGCACAGTTGTTCCATCAGCCAGAAGAAGTGAGTTTGTTCGCATTCTTGTGGACTCTGTCCTGAAGTGGTCGGGCAGTTCCAAGCCGTCAAGGGCAGAATTGTCGACTATTGCTAAAAGGGTCATACGTAGATATCCAAAGTCTTTCCAAGATACAAGTGGACCTGAAGGTGAAGTCATTGGGTCTGGCTATTCCTACCTGACCCAACAAATGGTTTGGCGTATTGACAACTTGCGGAAGTCCACATCAAAGAAGAGAAGCCAACAGCCTAAGGTGGAAGAACAAGTAGATGTTGACAGATATGGCTGTGTGCTTTGGGGTCCTGAAACAGATAATGAAGGGGAACTTGAACAACTTAGAATGTGGCTCAAGCATGAGTACACATTATCAAAGTCTGATCAGGATTTGGGAAAAGTGGAAGAATATATGAAACAGACCTTCCCTCTTCAACGAAAGCatataaatcaaaatcaaaGCATCAGTGGGATCAAGGAGTTATGGCCACACTTGTTCGATGGAATCTGTTTAATGCGCCATTATGAAACATTGGTTGGTAAAACAGAAGctaaaaagaatattttaaaaaaacttgaagaCAATTCCATATGCATTTACAA GACATTGAAATGTTCAACCAATAagaaaatttctgaatttataagttcttcaaaatcggaatcaaagAATCTGAAAACTGAATTACCAAAATCGACTGGGGTGGTCCTGTTGATCGCCTATTATTTCGGAGAGGACCTAAACCAAATATTTAAGTGTTTCCAG aaaaaaaccACTTTTCCCCAGATATTAGAAGATATTCCAAAATCTCCATTTATTGCTTGCATAG GTAACACGGTAGCGACTGCTGAGACTTTTTACGTCATCGCTGAACGAGAAGTGGTGTGTTCCTGTAGATCGTTTTTTGAAGCGGTGGCTTTTCAGTTTGCTTCGTTCTATGTTTTCAACATAGAATATCCAAATAAGGCCTTGCTgacgtttgattttattcagag GTTCTTCGGTGACATAAACCCCAGCGGCACTAAGTCGAAAAAAAGTAAAGGCAAAGACGTTAATGCAAAAGTAATCGGCCTTGCAAGAAGAGTGAATCTATCACAGGCGTTATATGTGCCGTTGTTAGAAATTAAGTAA